A genome region from Flavobacterium sp. CFS9 includes the following:
- a CDS encoding GPW/gp25 family protein → METEQAFLGTGWSFPPEFKKTTKAAVMISDEEDIKSSLEILLSTKIGERIMVPKYGCNIDELIFEPLTRTLKTYVSELIRTAILYHEPRIDVEKIDISQGDDLNGELLVALDYRIRATNSRTNMVYPFYKQEGTNI, encoded by the coding sequence ATGGAAACAGAACAAGCTTTTTTAGGAACCGGATGGAGTTTTCCTCCCGAATTTAAGAAAACAACCAAAGCTGCTGTAATGATTTCTGATGAAGAAGACATTAAAAGCAGTCTGGAGATTCTATTGTCAACCAAAATAGGAGAACGTATTATGGTCCCTAAATATGGCTGTAATATAGACGAACTTATTTTTGAGCCGTTGACCAGAACCTTAAAAACGTATGTGTCTGAACTCATCAGAACCGCCATTTTATACCACGAACCGCGAATTGATGTAGAGAAAATCGACATCAGTCAGGGAGATGATTTAAATGGAGAATTATTAGTGGCTTTGGATTACAGAATCAGAGCGACCAATTCCAGAACTAATATGGTATATCCTTTCTACAAACAAGAAGGAACTAATATTTAA
- a CDS encoding LysM peptidoglycan-binding domain-containing protein: MAGELEKLKIVAYSDPQFNNKIADGKFSTLMNPEKYTYHYKIETDDTQASGTSTVSPKFNKKLPEDLELDFVFDRSGVINGYKSTDDGIIDDIEKFKKVILDYNGDEHKPNYLMISWGTLLFKGALTEMEIEFKLFKPDGTPIRAIAKAKFQGFVEDNLRAARENNKSPDLTHYRIVKEGDTLPLMTYHIYGDSKYYLEVAKVNNIINFRKLKTGQKLFFPPLQKQS, translated from the coding sequence ATGGCAGGAGAATTAGAAAAACTGAAAATCGTAGCTTATAGTGACCCGCAGTTTAATAACAAAATTGCCGATGGTAAGTTTTCTACGCTTATGAATCCGGAGAAATATACCTATCACTATAAAATTGAGACTGATGACACTCAGGCCTCAGGAACGAGTACGGTATCTCCCAAGTTCAACAAAAAACTGCCGGAGGATTTGGAACTTGATTTTGTTTTCGACCGATCGGGAGTGATCAACGGTTACAAAAGTACGGATGACGGTATTATAGATGACATCGAGAAATTTAAAAAGGTCATTCTGGATTACAACGGTGACGAACACAAACCCAACTATCTTATGATTTCATGGGGAACCTTACTTTTTAAAGGGGCTCTAACCGAGATGGAAATAGAATTTAAGCTCTTTAAACCGGACGGAACTCCGATCAGGGCTATCGCCAAAGCGAAATTTCAGGGTTTTGTGGAAGACAACCTCAGAGCAGCCAGAGAAAATAATAAATCGCCGGATTTAACGCATTACAGAATTGTAAAAGAAGGCGATACTTTACCCTTGATGACCTATCATATTTACGGTGATTCTAAGTATTATCTCGAAGTCGCAAAAGTCAATAACATTATCAATTTCAGAAAATTAAAAACAGGGCAAAAACTTTTTTTCCCACCCTTACAAAAACAATCCTGA
- a CDS encoding baseplate J/gp47 family protein: MCNNSDHTNDTLFKRNGTDQGDRVNSILDPHNLELHDFDREDWFLFTYNFAKQVNFFDTTNSKKASGNWQEIFDHFGYSEENIPNRKDKDYTILKQTISETLQDIEFEGTLTPHMTLFICFLKLLELSKERFNRITKKHLDFFYKDILQIEKLAAKPDQVHVIFELAKKSTEERIEAQTQLDAGKDALGNKLIYKTTEELIANKAQITALKSVYNDTKLGEIKCSQVANSLDGKGESLKEGSKYWLPFGYTSNEEKYTELEAARLGFTIASPLLQLKEGERNIDITITFNEAFTYDTEPFKEPITVNDLVDNISIFCSGEKEWLGPFKLIGTAATSGIAGKELRLVFQIPKDTPSIVNYNQKKLGEHFSTTEPAIRFLIRTEDKKGHYLFRNLVTKTISSIGIKVDVKDVKSLVLESDTGLLNAEKPFYPFTTQPTSGSSFLIDYPETFSKKWKNINVSIKWKNTPKSFKTHYQAYKKKYLDTTISQTLFYNAMFLEEIIKDKAVNQPEDPQPKIDVIAVNIPERSKLVLNTNDTDLIVNSDAYFKGNVSLLNKENWDPKIKDVVLFTSKDGGYVTEFPLTGGNYDIDKSGPIRLTLNQSLLHSLYPKIYTLAVMSKIEDTLIPNEAYTPFVETISLDYTAEETVSFTHQTEVEYQSERIRLFHEAPFGQSEEHSYLKNIARQKGVLDANSALTSRLVPDYCKGGEFYIGLDEAEILQQVALLVQILEGSENPQVDSFTGRQKIEWFILCDNQWKNIENEILANSTDNFLKSGILKFAIPKQATKTNTLFPDNLIWVRGKMHKAYDAVCKVIDIKTQVVTAEFYNHNNELSHLEKGLPAETISKLITRITQVKSVAQPFNSFNGKAQESDETYYKRVSERLRHKNRAITLWDYEHLILQEFPEVFRVKCLNHTNNEKESFLSPGDITLIVVPDIINKNVFDLYEPRVNTATLNKIRNYISNLNSMHVEVAVINPEYEKVIIKLKVQFYAQYDENFYKKQLNEDITKFLSPWAFDTTQDILFGIELHRSTIIDYIEKLYYVDYLAELEMAKLKDNTESENPNDSAYQATLDFLPVLSPSNPKRILVSVKNHIISTKIDSCTKPNFQSEESCQY; the protein is encoded by the coding sequence ATGTGTAACAACAGCGACCATACCAACGATACCTTATTTAAAAGAAATGGCACAGATCAGGGCGACCGCGTGAATAGTATTCTCGATCCCCACAATTTGGAGCTCCATGACTTTGATAGGGAAGACTGGTTTCTTTTTACCTATAATTTTGCCAAACAGGTTAACTTTTTTGACACCACCAACAGCAAAAAAGCTTCCGGAAACTGGCAGGAAATTTTTGATCATTTTGGCTATTCGGAAGAAAACATTCCCAACAGAAAAGACAAAGATTATACGATTCTGAAACAAACTATTTCAGAAACACTTCAAGATATTGAATTCGAAGGCACATTAACGCCTCACATGACACTTTTTATCTGTTTCCTGAAATTATTGGAACTGTCTAAAGAGCGCTTTAACCGAATTACCAAAAAACACCTCGATTTCTTTTATAAGGATATTTTACAAATCGAAAAACTCGCTGCAAAACCGGATCAGGTGCATGTTATTTTCGAACTGGCCAAAAAAAGTACCGAAGAACGAATCGAAGCACAAACGCAATTAGATGCCGGAAAAGATGCTTTGGGTAACAAACTCATCTATAAAACAACCGAAGAATTAATTGCCAACAAAGCTCAGATTACGGCGCTAAAAAGTGTTTATAATGATACTAAACTAGGCGAGATCAAATGCAGTCAGGTGGCCAATTCTCTTGACGGAAAGGGAGAAAGTCTTAAGGAGGGGTCAAAATATTGGCTGCCGTTTGGATATACTTCTAATGAAGAAAAATATACAGAACTGGAAGCTGCCCGGCTTGGCTTTACCATTGCTTCGCCCCTATTGCAATTAAAAGAAGGTGAAAGAAATATCGATATTACCATTACCTTCAATGAGGCCTTTACTTATGATACCGAACCATTTAAAGAACCTATTACCGTCAATGATCTTGTTGACAACATTAGCATTTTCTGCAGTGGTGAAAAAGAATGGCTTGGCCCTTTTAAACTTATTGGAACAGCTGCCACTTCGGGTATTGCAGGAAAGGAATTGCGATTGGTGTTTCAAATTCCAAAAGACACCCCCTCCATTGTAAACTATAACCAAAAGAAACTGGGAGAGCATTTCTCTACTACAGAACCTGCTATCCGATTCTTAATTCGTACAGAAGACAAAAAAGGACATTATTTATTTAGAAATCTGGTGACCAAAACCATCAGCAGCATCGGTATCAAAGTAGACGTAAAAGATGTAAAGTCACTAGTACTCGAAAGCGACACGGGGCTGCTAAATGCCGAAAAACCGTTTTATCCTTTTACCACGCAGCCTACCAGCGGTTCGTCATTTCTTATTGATTATCCGGAAACGTTTTCAAAAAAATGGAAGAATATCAACGTTTCTATAAAATGGAAAAACACACCCAAATCTTTTAAGACACATTATCAGGCCTACAAAAAGAAATATCTGGATACCACGATAAGCCAGACTCTTTTTTATAACGCAATGTTTCTGGAAGAAATTATAAAAGACAAAGCTGTAAATCAGCCAGAAGACCCTCAGCCTAAAATAGATGTAATTGCTGTAAACATTCCGGAAAGAAGTAAGTTGGTACTCAACACAAACGACACCGATCTTATTGTAAACTCCGATGCTTATTTTAAAGGTAATGTCTCTCTCTTAAATAAAGAAAACTGGGACCCAAAAATTAAGGATGTTGTTTTGTTTACTTCAAAAGACGGAGGGTATGTAACCGAATTTCCTTTAACCGGAGGCAATTATGACATTGACAAAAGCGGCCCAATCCGATTGACTCTTAACCAATCGCTGCTGCATTCTTTGTATCCAAAAATATATACACTCGCCGTCATGAGTAAAATTGAGGATACTTTGATTCCAAATGAAGCGTATACCCCATTTGTCGAAACCATTAGTTTAGATTATACGGCAGAAGAAACAGTCAGTTTTACCCATCAAACTGAAGTAGAATATCAATCAGAAAGAATCAGATTATTTCATGAAGCTCCTTTTGGGCAGAGTGAAGAACATTCTTATTTAAAAAATATCGCCAGACAAAAAGGAGTTCTGGATGCTAATAGCGCTCTTACAAGCCGTCTCGTTCCGGATTACTGCAAAGGAGGTGAATTTTACATTGGTTTGGATGAAGCCGAAATTTTACAACAGGTGGCTTTATTGGTTCAGATACTCGAAGGAAGCGAAAACCCACAGGTGGACTCTTTTACAGGGAGACAAAAAATAGAATGGTTTATTCTTTGCGACAATCAATGGAAAAATATCGAAAATGAAATTTTAGCCAATTCGACCGATAATTTTTTAAAGTCGGGGATTCTGAAATTTGCCATTCCAAAACAGGCTACCAAGACCAATACTTTATTTCCGGACAACCTTATCTGGGTAAGAGGAAAAATGCATAAAGCTTATGATGCCGTCTGCAAAGTAATCGATATTAAAACACAGGTGGTTACAGCCGAATTTTATAATCACAATAACGAACTGTCTCATTTAGAAAAAGGATTGCCCGCCGAAACGATTTCTAAACTCATTACCCGCATCACACAGGTAAAAAGTGTGGCACAGCCTTTTAATTCTTTTAACGGAAAAGCACAGGAATCAGACGAAACCTATTACAAACGTGTAAGTGAGCGTCTTCGTCACAAAAACAGAGCAATAACACTTTGGGATTATGAACATCTTATCCTTCAGGAATTTCCGGAAGTTTTCAGAGTAAAATGCCTGAACCATACCAATAATGAAAAGGAATCCTTTCTTTCACCCGGAGATATCACGCTTATAGTGGTTCCCGATATTATAAACAAAAATGTATTTGATCTTTATGAGCCAAGAGTCAATACGGCTACCCTAAATAAAATTCGAAATTACATCAGCAATCTCAACAGTATGCATGTCGAAGTCGCTGTAATTAATCCGGAATACGAGAAAGTGATCATCAAACTCAAGGTGCAGTTTTATGCGCAATACGATGAAAACTTTTATAAAAAACAGCTCAATGAAGATATCACCAAATTCTTGTCGCCGTGGGCATTTGACACCACTCAGGACATCCTTTTCGGAATTGAATTGCACCGAAGTACCATCATTGACTATATCGAAAAATTATACTATGTAGATTATTTGGCAGAGTTAGAAATGGCGAAACTCAAAGACAATACCGAATCAGAAAATCCAAATGACAGTGCTTATCAGGCAACACTGGATTTCTTGCCGGTACTGTCACCGTCTAACCCAAAACGCATACTGGTATCGGTAAAAAACCATATCATTTCTACAAAAATCGACAGTTGTACAAAACCTAATTTCCAATCCGAAGAGTCATGTCAATATTAA
- the vgrG gene encoding type VI secretion system tip protein VgrG encodes MNNSGVIQTSQSADLVTYKILIEGEELSKTYQVKSIVVQNEVNRIPMAQIVLTDGEASERDFKLSNEDLLIPGKKIEINAGYHNDEEAIYKGVIIKHSIKIKSGASLLIIECKDEAVKLTIGRKSKYFYDVKDSDAFEEIIGTYGLEKDVEATNFSHKELVQYNTSDWDFIVSRAQANGKLCFVENGKITISKPDLSSAAIETITFGATLLDFDAEIDARNQFAKVSSYSWDYTNQELVEIEASDPGVSLNGNLSASDLSETIELENLELRHGGTITKTELQDWADAKLLFQQLSKVRGRVKFQGIPAVKPNTIITLEGVGDRFNGSAYVTGVFHELTEGNWTIDAQFGLNPEWFSETYDIHTPTGSGIIPAIKGLHAGIVTQLEGDPNGEDRILVKIPIINNEEQGIWCRVASPDAGENRGIFFRPEIEDEVIIGFVSEDPNNAIVLGMLHSSGKPAPITALDDNHQKGIVTRSEMKVLFDDDKKSIGIETPAGKKITLDEDQGVIVIEDENSNVITIDSNGIKMESAGNIEIVASGDVKIEGTNVSLKAKAQFKAEGSAGAEMSSSAVAIVKGSIVQIN; translated from the coding sequence ATGAACAACAGCGGAGTCATACAAACCAGTCAAAGTGCCGATTTAGTAACATACAAAATTTTAATTGAAGGTGAAGAATTGTCTAAAACCTATCAGGTAAAAAGTATTGTAGTGCAAAATGAGGTAAACCGGATTCCTATGGCTCAAATTGTTCTCACAGACGGAGAAGCTTCTGAAAGAGATTTTAAACTGAGTAATGAGGATTTGTTGATTCCGGGGAAAAAAATTGAAATCAATGCCGGTTATCACAATGATGAGGAGGCCATTTACAAAGGAGTCATCATCAAACATTCGATTAAAATAAAGAGCGGTGCTTCTTTGCTGATTATTGAATGCAAAGACGAAGCGGTAAAACTAACCATCGGCAGAAAGAGCAAGTATTTTTATGATGTAAAAGACAGTGACGCTTTTGAGGAAATTATAGGCACATACGGACTGGAAAAAGACGTTGAAGCCACTAATTTCAGCCATAAAGAACTGGTTCAGTACAATACTTCCGACTGGGATTTTATCGTTTCAAGAGCGCAGGCTAACGGAAAACTTTGTTTTGTTGAGAACGGAAAAATCACCATCAGTAAACCCGATTTGAGTTCAGCAGCTATTGAAACCATTACTTTCGGAGCAACTTTACTCGATTTTGATGCCGAAATTGATGCCCGAAATCAATTTGCCAAAGTGTCTTCGTACAGTTGGGATTATACCAATCAGGAATTAGTAGAAATCGAAGCCAGTGATCCCGGTGTAAGTCTCAATGGGAATTTATCGGCTTCTGATTTATCTGAAACTATCGAACTGGAAAATCTGGAACTGCGTCACGGCGGTACGATTACCAAAACAGAATTACAGGACTGGGCCGATGCCAAATTACTGTTTCAGCAATTGTCCAAAGTCCGCGGAAGAGTCAAATTTCAGGGAATCCCTGCCGTAAAGCCCAACACCATCATTACACTGGAAGGCGTGGGCGACCGATTCAACGGAAGTGCTTACGTCACAGGAGTTTTTCACGAACTGACGGAAGGAAACTGGACGATCGATGCCCAATTCGGATTAAATCCTGAATGGTTCTCTGAAACTTATGACATTCACACGCCAACAGGTTCCGGAATCATTCCGGCCATTAAAGGTCTTCACGCCGGAATTGTAACACAACTGGAAGGCGATCCCAATGGCGAAGATCGTATTCTGGTCAAAATTCCGATCATCAACAATGAAGAACAGGGTATTTGGTGCCGCGTGGCTTCGCCCGATGCAGGAGAAAACAGAGGTATTTTTTTCAGACCTGAAATAGAAGATGAAGTGATTATTGGTTTTGTCAGCGAAGACCCTAACAACGCCATTGTTCTGGGTATGCTTCACAGCAGTGGAAAGCCTGCTCCTATTACCGCTTTAGACGACAATCACCAAAAAGGAATCGTCACCCGAAGTGAAATGAAGGTCCTATTTGACGACGATAAAAAATCGATAGGAATTGAAACTCCTGCAGGCAAAAAAATAACACTCGACGAAGACCAGGGAGTAATTGTTATTGAAGATGAAAATTCGAATGTCATTACCATAGACAGTAATGGTATAAAAATGGAAAGCGCCGGAAACATTGAGATAGTCGCATCAGGTGACGTTAAAATTGAAGGAACCAACGTATCCTTAAAAGCCAAAGCGCAGTTTAAAGCCGAAGGAAGTGCGGGAGCTGAAATGTCTTCCAGCGCAGTGGCTATTGTAAAAGGAAGTATCGTACAAATAAATTAA
- a CDS encoding phage tail protein, which yields MSYPLSKFHFSVDWGGTKIGFTEVSGLDVETEVIEYRQGASPEYSKIKMPGMQKFSNITLKRGTFKSDNEYYAWWNTVKLNTIERRDITIKLLDEEHNPVITWKVKNAWPTKIQSTDLKADGNEVAIESMELVHEGLSIQND from the coding sequence ATGAGTTATCCGCTATCAAAGTTTCATTTCTCAGTTGACTGGGGTGGAACAAAAATAGGATTTACAGAAGTTTCGGGATTAGATGTCGAAACTGAGGTTATTGAATACCGTCAGGGAGCAAGTCCCGAGTACAGCAAGATCAAAATGCCGGGCATGCAGAAATTCTCCAACATCACACTGAAGAGAGGAACTTTTAAAAGTGATAACGAGTATTATGCGTGGTGGAATACGGTAAAATTAAATACCATAGAAAGAAGAGATATTACCATCAAATTACTGGACGAAGAACACAATCCTGTAATCACCTGGAAAGTAAAAAATGCCTGGCCTACCAAAATTCAGTCCACTGATTTAAAAGCCGACGGAAACGAAGTCGCAATCGAATCTATGGAATTGGTTCACGAAGGTTTATCGATTCAAAATGACTAA
- a CDS encoding PAAR domain-containing protein, protein MGAPAARITDMHVCPMVTGTVPHVGGPILPAGSPTVLIGGVPAACVGDMATCTGPPDTIAAGSATVLIGGKPAARMGDSTAHGGTIVAGLATVLIG, encoded by the coding sequence ATGGGAGCACCAGCCGCCAGAATTACAGATATGCACGTTTGCCCAATGGTTACCGGAACCGTTCCGCATGTGGGAGGACCCATTTTACCTGCCGGTTCGCCAACCGTATTAATTGGCGGAGTTCCAGCCGCCTGTGTTGGAGATATGGCTACCTGCACAGGACCTCCTGATACCATCGCTGCAGGTTCGGCAACCGTTTTAATCGGGGGAAAACCCGCAGCACGTATGGGGGATTCAACCGCACACGGAGGCACAATAGTAGCCGGATTAGCAACCGTTTTAATTGGTTAA
- a CDS encoding phage tail protein has translation MANYYPPVGFHFLVEFQGLGTKEKDHQFQSVSGLSVDIETEEIAEGGENRFKHKLPVKTKYPNLTLKRGILIDSDVIDWCRKAIENFSFEPVNLTVKLLNQEHQPLVSWNVVHAYPVKWSVEDFNAEESKLVVENIELTYNYFTLMKS, from the coding sequence ATGGCTAATTATTATCCACCTGTCGGTTTTCACTTTTTAGTAGAATTTCAGGGTCTTGGTACGAAAGAAAAAGACCATCAGTTCCAATCGGTTTCCGGCTTGTCTGTTGATATCGAGACAGAAGAAATTGCCGAGGGTGGAGAAAACAGATTCAAACACAAACTCCCTGTAAAGACAAAATATCCAAACCTGACTTTAAAGAGAGGAATACTGATTGATTCTGATGTCATTGACTGGTGCAGAAAAGCTATTGAAAATTTTTCTTTTGAACCTGTAAACCTGACCGTTAAACTACTCAATCAGGAGCATCAGCCTTTGGTTTCCTGGAATGTGGTTCACGCCTACCCTGTAAAATGGTCGGTTGAAGACTTTAACGCAGAAGAAAGCAAGCTCGTTGTCGAAAACATTGAGCTTACTTACAATTATTTCACCTTAATGAAAAGTTAG
- a CDS encoding DUF5908 family protein, translating to MPIEIKELHIKINVSEGSKPAASPNSPKGKEEEPVAECVDQVMKIIERKKER from the coding sequence ATGCCAATAGAAATTAAAGAACTACACATTAAAATAAATGTGAGTGAAGGATCGAAACCGGCTGCTTCTCCAAATTCTCCGAAAGGTAAAGAGGAAGAACCCGTTGCCGAATGCGTAGATCAGGTAATGAAAATTATCGAACGTAAAAAAGAACGCTAA